The following proteins are encoded in a genomic region of Thiomonas sp. X19:
- a CDS encoding BrnT family toxin encodes MTSRLRFEWDEAKNRANQRKHGVSFEEAAHVFHDPLQVSVQDRIEGGEQRWQTFGLVGGVVLLMMVHTVHEDDVHGQSIEVIRIISARRADRTERQRYEEQNR; translated from the coding sequence ATGACAAGTCGCTTGCGATTCGAGTGGGACGAGGCCAAGAATCGCGCCAATCAACGCAAGCATGGGGTGAGCTTTGAAGAAGCCGCCCACGTCTTCCACGACCCGCTACAAGTGTCGGTGCAGGATCGGATCGAAGGCGGTGAGCAACGCTGGCAGACCTTTGGTCTGGTCGGTGGTGTCGTCCTGCTGATGATGGTGCACACCGTGCACGAGGACGATGTGCACGGCCAATCCATCGAGGTCATCCGCATCATCTCGGCGCGGCGCGCCGACCGTACCGAAAGGCAACGCTATGAAGAGCAAAACCGTTAG
- a CDS encoding creatininase family protein, which yields MRCALGRFSVGVAFLLVSVSQLALAQPPRTVFLDDWTWTELRDAIQAGTTTIIIPIGGTEQSGPYIALGKHNARVKALSQRIAQALGQTLVAPVIAYVPEGSYAPPTSHMRFPGTITVPDGAFEQTLESAAYSFKVHGFKTIVFLGDHGGYQRDIRLVVNRLNKAWAGSGVRAFVPPEYYGTSSAGYAQILRKQGVPADEIGTHAGLADTSLLLAVAPQMVRLDRLRNSAKPGPADGVYGGDPRRASIALGQLGVDAIVSRTVDALKKDMAGR from the coding sequence ATGCGCTGTGCCCTGGGCCGGTTTTCTGTGGGCGTTGCCTTCCTCTTGGTATCGGTATCGCAGCTCGCGCTTGCGCAGCCGCCGAGAACCGTCTTTCTGGACGACTGGACCTGGACCGAACTCCGTGACGCCATTCAGGCCGGTACCACCACGATCATCATTCCCATCGGTGGCACCGAGCAAAGCGGGCCGTATATCGCGCTGGGCAAGCACAACGCCCGCGTGAAGGCGCTGTCGCAACGGATTGCACAGGCGCTGGGTCAAACGCTCGTCGCACCGGTGATTGCCTATGTGCCGGAGGGCAGCTACGCGCCGCCGACATCACATATGCGCTTTCCCGGCACCATCACGGTGCCGGATGGTGCGTTCGAGCAAACACTGGAGTCCGCCGCCTACAGCTTCAAGGTCCACGGCTTCAAGACCATCGTCTTTCTTGGTGACCACGGCGGCTACCAACGCGACATCCGGCTGGTGGTGAATCGACTCAACAAGGCGTGGGCCGGATCGGGTGTCCGAGCCTTCGTGCCGCCCGAATACTATGGCACCAGTTCGGCCGGTTACGCGCAAATCCTGCGCAAGCAGGGCGTGCCTGCTGACGAAATCGGCACACACGCCGGACTCGCCGACACGTCGCTGCTGCTGGCGGTGGCCCCGCAAATGGTCCGCCTTGATCGATTGCGAAACAGCGCCAAACCCGGGCCGGCCGACGGCGTGTACGGAGGTGACCCGCGCCGCGCCAGCATCGCACTTGGTCAATTGGGCGTCGACGCCATCGTGTCGCGGACTGTCGATGCGCTCAAGAAGGACATGGCTGGACGGTGA
- a CDS encoding DUF3291 domain-containing protein encodes MPYQLAQLNIAVARAPLDSPVMADFVANRERINALAAAAPGFIWAYQPEAGDADVLLQSTHPILFHLSVWQDPDALSRFVYRGEHAEWIRRRKEWFTGLAQTHAVLWWVVRNHRPTVDEAKFKLDLLLKNGPTREAFAFKRVFCL; translated from the coding sequence ATGCCATATCAGCTAGCCCAACTCAATATTGCCGTAGCCAGGGCGCCACTGGACTCCCCTGTGATGGCCGATTTTGTTGCCAATCGAGAGCGCATCAACGCACTCGCCGCAGCCGCACCGGGTTTTATATGGGCGTATCAACCTGAGGCCGGCGATGCCGATGTGCTGCTGCAATCGACGCATCCCATCTTGTTTCATCTATCCGTATGGCAGGATCCCGATGCACTGAGTCGTTTTGTCTACAGGGGCGAGCATGCCGAATGGATTCGGCGAAGGAAAGAGTGGTTCACGGGCTTGGCCCAAACCCATGCCGTGCTGTGGTGGGTCGTCCGCAATCATCGTCCGACTGTTGATGAAGCCAAATTCAAATTGGATCTCCTTCTGAAGAACGGCCCTACGCGAGAGGCATTCGCGTTTAAGCGGGTTTTTTGCCTTTGA
- a CDS encoding ABC transporter ATP-binding protein, translated as MLEVENLDVRYGQIQALKGVSLRVEEGEIVTLLGANGAGKTTLMRTISGLLRPRAGHLRFRGEDIARVGADRIVRLGISQAPEGRRVFPTLTVAENLMLGGYTRAPAEAAQSLKQVLLMFPRLEERSRQLAGTLSGGEQQMLAIGRALMAKPRLLLLDEPSLGLAPIIVRDIFRSLRQIRQQGMTLLLVEQNARMALKLADRGYVLETGRIALQASADLLLDGAIEPPTHGSIPLRCCQHRTIAGVDRAVRPGG; from the coding sequence CTGCTGGAAGTTGAAAACCTGGACGTGCGCTACGGCCAGATCCAGGCGCTCAAAGGCGTGAGCCTGCGGGTGGAAGAGGGCGAGATCGTCACCCTGCTCGGCGCCAACGGCGCGGGCAAGACCACGTTGATGCGCACCATCAGCGGCCTGCTGCGGCCGCGTGCCGGTCATTTGCGCTTCCGCGGCGAGGACATCGCCCGCGTGGGCGCCGACCGCATCGTGCGCCTGGGCATTTCCCAGGCTCCCGAAGGGCGCCGCGTCTTTCCCACATTGACCGTGGCGGAAAACCTGATGCTCGGCGGCTACACGCGCGCGCCTGCCGAAGCGGCGCAAAGTCTGAAGCAGGTCTTGCTCATGTTCCCGCGGCTGGAGGAGCGCAGCCGGCAGCTCGCCGGCACCTTGTCGGGCGGCGAGCAGCAGATGCTGGCCATCGGCCGCGCGCTGATGGCCAAGCCCCGATTGCTGCTGCTCGACGAGCCCAGCCTGGGGCTGGCGCCGATCATCGTGCGCGATATTTTTCGCTCCCTGCGCCAGATCCGGCAGCAGGGCATGACCTTGCTGCTGGTCGAGCAGAACGCACGCATGGCGCTGAAGCTGGCCGATCGTGGCTATGTGCTGGAAACCGGGCGCATCGCCCTGCAGGCCAGCGCNGATCTGTTGCTTGATGGGGCGATAGAACCGCCCACGCACGGCAGCATCCCACTGCGCTGCTGTCAGCACAGGACTATCGCTGGTGTCGATCGCGCTGTCCGGCCTGGCGGCTAG
- a CDS encoding YncE family protein yields the protein MPPVVNPNNLYSETGAGDLSPAIKGALPRIYVPNLRSDDVDVIDPATLKVVDKFPVGHSPQHIVPSWDLQTLWVTNNAEGRTDGSLTPIDPKTGKPGKAIPVDDPYNMYFTPDGKEAIVVAEAHARLDFRDPHTMALRSSLPVPQCRGINHADFSIDGRYAIFTCEFDGMLAKIDLVHRKVVGYLRLGNSAMPQDIRIAPDGKVFYVADMLADGVDLIDGNTFRKIGFTATGVGTHGLYPSRDGTKLYVANRGSNLIHGPRRGRGSVSVIDFATRKVVATWPIPEGGSPDMGGVSADGKTLWLSGRFDDVVYAIDTTSGAVRTIPVGMEPHGLTVWPQPGRYSLGHTGNMR from the coding sequence ATGCCTCCCGTCGTGAACCCCAACAATCTTTACAGCGAAACAGGCGCCGGGGACCTCAGTCCAGCGATCAAGGGCGCGCTGCCAAGGATTTATGTACCCAATCTGCGCTCCGACGATGTCGATGTCATCGATCCGGCCACGCTCAAGGTTGTTGACAAGTTCCCCGTCGGTCACAGCCCGCAGCACATCGTGCCGTCGTGGGATTTGCAAACGCTGTGGGTCACCAACAATGCCGAAGGCCGCACCGACGGTAGCTTGACGCCGATCGATCCGAAGACCGGTAAGCCCGGCAAGGCCATCCCAGTGGACGATCCCTACAACATGTACTTCACGCCGGACGGCAAAGAGGCCATCGTTGTGGCAGAGGCGCACGCCCGGCTTGATTTTCGGGATCCGCACACCATGGCGCTGCGCTCGAGCCTGCCGGTGCCGCAGTGCCGCGGAATCAACCATGCCGACTTCTCGATCGATGGCCGCTACGCGATCTTCACCTGCGAATTCGATGGCATGCTCGCGAAGATTGACCTGGTGCATCGTAAGGTCGTCGGCTACCTACGGCTTGGCAACAGCGCTATGCCACAGGACATCCGCATCGCGCCGGACGGCAAGGTGTTCTACGTGGCGGACATGCTGGCCGACGGAGTCGACCTGATCGACGGCAATACCTTCAGGAAAATTGGCTTCACCGCCACGGGTGTCGGCACGCACGGTCTATATCCGAGCCGTGACGGGACCAAGCTGTACGTCGCGAACCGCGGGTCCAACCTCATTCACGGACCGCGTCGTGGCAGAGGAAGCGTGTCGGTGATCGATTTCGCAACCCGCAAGGTCGTGGCAACCTGGCCCATCCCAGAGGGCGGCAGTCCCGATATGGGTGGTGTCAGTGCGGACGGCAAGACCCTGTGGTTATCTGGCCGGTTCGACGATGTGGTCTATGCAATCGATACGACGAGCGGTGCGGTACGCACTATCCCGGTGGGCATGGAGCCGCATGGCCTCACCGTCTGGCCGCAGCCCGGGCGGTACTCGCTGGGGCATACAGGGAATATGCGCTGA
- a CDS encoding ABC transporter ATP-binding protein encodes MSGALLRLDGVGIRFGGLQAVGDLSFSVEQGQVVGLIGPNGAGKTTAFNLITGVYKPSEGRIELGGRDITGWAPHRIARAGIFRTFQTIRLFYGQTVLVNVLAGLHLQTRQHWWQGLLGTPFQRREEVELRAKVRELLARLELDTVADEDVASLPYGLQRRVELARALIAKPRLLILDEPAAGLNDQESAALNRTILAVRDQGISVLLVEHDMNVVMNVTDSIVCINFGRKIAEGAPEHIRNHPEVIEAYLGKDDDEDDLPAPVSPPAHLAAAGGGT; translated from the coding sequence ATGAGCGGCGCGCTGTTGCGTCTGGACGGCGTGGGCATTCGCTTCGGTGGTTTGCAGGCGGTGGGCGACCTGAGTTTTTCCGTCGAGCAAGGGCAGGTGGTCGGGCTGATCGGGCCGAACGGCGCGGGCAAGACCACGGCGTTCAACCTCATCACCGGGGTCTACAAACCTTCCGAAGGGCGCATCGAACTGGGCGGCCGGGACATCACCGGATGGGCGCCCCACCGCATTGCCCGCGCCGGCATTTTCCGCACCTTCCAGACCATCCGGCTGTTCTACGGCCAGACGGTGCTGGTGAATGTGTTGGCGGGCCTGCACTTGCAAACGCGCCAGCATTGGTGGCAGGGCTTGCTGGGCACGCCGTTTCAGCGCCGCGAAGAGGTGGAGCTGCGCGCCAAGGTGCGCGAGCTGCTGGCGCGGCTCGAACTCGACACGGTGGCCGACGAGGACGTGGCGTCCTTGCCCTACGGCCTGCAGCGCCGGGTGGAACTGGCGCGCGCCTTGATCGCCAAGCCCAGGCTGCTGATCCTCGATGAGCCGGCGGCGGGCCTGAACGACCAGGAATCCGCCGCGCTCAACCGCACCATTCTGGCGGTGCGTGACCAGGGCATCAGCGTGTTGCTGGTGGAGCACGACATGAACGTGGTGATGAACGTGACCGACAGCATCGTCTGCATCAACTTCGGGCGCAAGATCGCCGAAGGCGCGCCGGAGCACATTCGCAACCACCCGGAAGTCATCGAGGCGTATCTCGGCAAGGACGACGACGAAGACGACCTCCCGGCGCCGGTTTCGCCGCCTGCCCATCTGGCCGCGGCCGGGGGTGGGACATGA
- a CDS encoding FHA domain-containing protein, with product MFEKWRGLRPASVLVALSAQIPATHALFVLMGETKALAFMERTINRLAHRAAAASGLVVHMDSTSLLVLFEQAEQALQAASAMRLHLDQWCQNFDAHLRLDLDMGLSCGAVLCRPPTYEGETLLRAVSLATGASDGQTLLDEAVVARLPETLVSQLQPAAAADTDGVRAWMVACTQAPGTPRAAPLWLNLRSPDGRVNMTFTPGRPIRIGRDPRADVVLRTAVISRQHVVIAWRHGSYTLSDTSRNGTWLQTGLTGAVTRIAHNVGLLGGAGSLRLGREPQACRPPDLLFSVTPPPAGHDPALDPSGSGESFASTGPFA from the coding sequence ATGTTCGAAAAATGGCGAGGTCTGCGTCCGGCCTCTGTGCTGGTGGCGCTGAGTGCGCAGATCCCGGCCACGCATGCGCTGTTCGTGCTCATGGGTGAAACCAAGGCCCTCGCCTTCATGGAACGGACCATCAACCGCCTCGCGCACCGTGCCGCCGCCGCATCCGGGCTTGTCGTCCACATGGATTCCACCTCCCTGCTCGTCTTGTTCGAGCAAGCCGAGCAGGCTTTGCAGGCTGCAAGCGCCATGCGCCTGCACCTGGACCAATGGTGTCAGAACTTCGATGCGCACCTGCGACTCGACCTGGACATGGGGCTGAGTTGTGGTGCCGTGCTGTGCCGCCCGCCGACCTACGAGGGAGAAACCCTGCTCCGCGCCGTCTCCTTGGCCACAGGGGCGAGCGACGGGCAGACTCTGCTCGACGAAGCCGTCGTAGCCCGCCTGCCCGAGACGCTCGTCAGCCAACTCCAGCCTGCCGCCGCAGCGGATACCGACGGCGTGCGGGCTTGGATGGTCGCTTGCACCCAAGCGCCGGGAACGCCGCGCGCCGCACCCCTGTGGCTCAACCTGCGCAGTCCCGATGGGCGTGTGAACATGACCTTCACCCCGGGACGCCCCATCCGCATCGGCAGGGATCCGCGCGCCGACGTGGTTCTGCGAACGGCCGTCATCTCCCGCCAGCATGTGGTCATTGCCTGGCGTCATGGGTCCTACACGCTCTCCGACACCAGCCGCAATGGGACCTGGTTGCAAACCGGGCTGACGGGAGCGGTCACGCGCATCGCCCATAACGTGGGCCTGCTCGGCGGGGCTGGATCGTTGCGTCTGGGGAGGGAGCCTCAAGCCTGTCGGCCGCCCGACCTTCTGTTCAGTGTCACACCGCCACCGGCTGGGCATGACCCGGCGCTGGACCCATCCGGGTCCGGCGAGTCCTTTGCATCGACCGGCCCGTTCGCATGA